The following nucleotide sequence is from Posidoniimonas corsicana.
ATTGGTCACCGCCGTCTTGATGGAACAAAGCGAACAGTGGGAGACCGGAAAGCGGTACGTCACGTTCTAACCAAGCCTGCCCGCCAAACTCGATCTGTGGCTTTTACAGAAAGGCTGGGGCGGTATCGCGTGAGCAGCAGGAGGAGCTGTTTGTTGTGGCGGACCAGCTGCCCAAGAGCGATGGGCACGTGTTCTACTGGAAGCTGAACGGTCTGCTGGACGAGGCGGGGTTCGACGACTTCGTGGAAGCGGTGTGCGGGCCGCACTACGACGCGTCGGGCAATGGCCGGCCGTCGATCCCGCCGGGGGGGGGGACTTCCGGATGCTGTTTGTCGGCTACTACGAGGGGATCGGCAGCCAACGGGGCGTCGCGTGGCGGTGTGCTGACAGCCTGTCGCTGCGGAAGTTCCTGGGTGTGCCGCTGACGGAGGACACGCCCGACCACTCGAGCCTGACCCGGATCCGGGACCGGCTCCCCTATGAGGTGCACTCGGGCATCTTCCGGTTCGTGCTGAAGCTGGCGTCGGAGAAGGGGCTCTTGAAGGGCAAGGCCGTGGGGGTCGACTCGACCACGCTGGAGGCGGACGCGGCGATGAAGAGCATCGTCCGCCGAG
It contains:
- a CDS encoding transposase — encoded protein: MLFVGYYEGIGSQRGVAWRCADSLSLRKFLGVPLTEDTPDHSSLTRIRDRLPYEVHSGIFRFVLKLASEKGLLKGKAVGVDSTTLEADAAMKSIVRRDSGEDWEGYLTRLMKEEGVIEDGDEPTSEDPTRTSSE